CTTCTACGGGCTGCAGTGGTGGTTCTTCGGGGCGATGGCGATATTCGGCTTCTTCTACCTCATCTACGACGAGATGAGGGGCGGACGTCCCGGTTCACCCGCCCGGACGCCCGCGGAGCCGCGCGCCGCACGGTCGGCCGGACCGGCCAGGCCCGCCAAGGAGCCGGCGAAGAAGCGCCGCACCTGGCGCGAGATGATCGAGCCGGACGACGAGCCGGACGACCCCCGCGACACACCGCAGGCGTCACAGCGACCGGAGCAGGCCTCCGTCGACCGGGAGCATCACGCCCGTCAGGAATGACGCGGCCGGCGAGAGCAGGAACGCCGCCGCCCGCCCGAACTCCGCGGGCTCGCCGTAGCGCCCGAGCGGGATCAGCGCCTCCGCGGCCCGCCGGGCCGCGTCCGGGTCGCCCGTGGTCGCGTCGAGCTCGGCCACCCGCTCCGTCGCGATCCGGCCGGGCAGCAGCCCGTTGACGCGGACGCCGCGGGGTCCGAGCTCGTCGGCGAGGGTCTTGGCGACCATTGCCAGTCCCGGGCGCAGGCCGTTGGAGATCGCCATCTCCGGGAGGGGCGAACGGACGCTCGAGGAGAGCACGAGCCCGAGCGCCCCGCCCGCGGGCAGCGCCGCACCGACCTCGCGCGCCAGCCGTACGGCGCCCAGGAACACCGACTCGAAGGCGGCGGTCCACTGGGCGTCGGTGATCGTCGCGACCGGCCCCTTGGGCGGGCCCCCGACGCTGACCAGCGCGCCGTCGAGCCGGCCGAACGCCTCCTCGGCGGTCGCGAGCAGGCGGGCCGGCGTCCCGGGGTCGGCGTTGTCGGCCACGACACCCACGGCCGCGCGGCGACCGGCCCGGTCGTCCATCGTGGCGACCGCTGCGTCCAGGGTCTCCTGCGAGCGTCCGGAGAGGACGACCCGCGCCCCCTCGGCGACCAGAACGTCGGCGGTGGCGCGCCCCAGGCCGCGGGCGCCGCCCGTGACGACGAAGACCTTGTCGGAGAGCTGGAGGTCCATGCCCCGACCCTAGTGGCGTTCCCTCACCGGGTGCGCGACGCCGTGACGAGCGGGTCGCGGAGGTGCGGGCGCCCGGCGCACCGGCACCGCGCCTGACGCCCGCCGTGTCGGCACGGACGCTGATCGGTGTGAGCGGGTTGCTCCGCCCGTACGCTCAGCCCCGCTCCCAGCAGGTGTCCCGAGGGGTGAGCACGTACTCCGCGTAGACGAGGAAACGACAGTCACGCGGCTGGTCGAGGACGAGCTGCCGAACGTGCTGTGCACCCGAGTCCATGTGCCACCCGCCGACCCCGCACATGGCGTCCCACTCACCCGGGGTCATGTCCACCTCGACCACCTGGGAGTGACCGTCCTCTCTGTCGAGGACCACCGTGAGACCGCGAGGATCCCGGGCGGTCACGTCGCCGACGGTGGCGAGCACCTCGACGAGGTGGTCCCACCAGGTGTCGATGCCTCGCTCCATCAGGGCAGGATGGCACGACCCGCGATCGACCGCCGCCCCTCGGCCTCGGCGACGTCGACCCGCGGCCTAGCGGTGGTAGCGGAACTCGTACCGGTCACCGAGCTCGGAACGGAGCCGCGCCAACAGGATCTCGGCTTCTGCATCGCGCCGGGCGTGGTCGCCTCGCCCGTCCCAGCTCCTTCCCCAGTCCTCGAGGTCCGACGCGAGCCCCTGGCTGAGGCCGAGCAGTCTGATTCCCTCGCCGGCGTCAGCGAGCAGGAGCTCCTCCGTCCACAGCGGCATGTCGGCTCCGTGGTCACCCATCAGCCTGATCGACGCTCCGACCGGCGGCGCCTCCCAGTCGTCGGCCTTCTTCTCGTGCGCACCCACCTCGTAGGTGAAGCGATCCTCAGGCAGCGCGGGTTCGTCGTGCTGGGTCACAGGCAGAAGTCTGCCTCGCTGCATCCGGCCGGCAGAACAGGTGCCCGCGTCACGGCACGACCCTGCGTCCGGTGCGAGACTGGCGTCTGTGGACCTGCACCTGCGGCTGGCGTCCCGGGCGGATGCCGAGGAGGTCGCCCGTGTGTACGTCGCGTCTTGGAACGAGGGCTTCGGACACCTGATGGTGCCGCGAGTGCTCGACGCCGAGCAGGTCGGTCGTTGGTCCAGGGACCTCGACGCCGGACCAACGCGGTGGTGGCTGGCTCAGAGCGGCGAGTCGGTCGTTGGCTTCGCGGGAACGGGAGCGAGTCGCGACCCGATCGATCCCGCGCTCGGAGAGCTCGACACCATCGCAGTGGCGCCGTCGGCCTGGCGTCGTGGCGTGGGTCGTCGACTCATGGATCGTGCCCTGGATGATCTGCGCGAGTCGGGCTACCAGGAGGGCATCCTGTGGACGCTGGCGCACTACGAGCGGGGCAGGACCTTCTACGAGGCCACTGGCTGGCGGGCTTCCGGAGAGGTTCGTGACGCTGGGCGGCAGATCGGTTTCCGACGTTCCCTCATCCCCGTCTCCGGTGGCCGCGTCGACTGACCGCGGGGGCAGATCCGCGCGCAGCGCGGCCGTTGCGCGGACGGCGAGGTCGCGTGCTGCCCGAACGGGCACACGTGTCCGACTTCTCGCCCTCCGTCCGCCGGCTCGAGGTCAACATCTCGGACACGTGTACGACTCTGCCGACGCCGATGCGCTCCACCGGAGAGCGTCACGGCGCATCGCGTCCGCACATCGCCGGATCAGGTGGAGCGGCGACCGCGAGCGACGTCATGGCCCGGAGCGGGCCCGGCGACCGCTCGCCCTGACGTGCCGTGCAGGGACGTCGCAGGAGTCAGCCGGGGACGGACTCCGTCACGGTGTCGCGGAACTGGGTGGCGTGGAGGGTGGCGTAGAGCCCGCCGGCGGCCAGCAGCTCGGCGTGGGTGCCCTGCTGCACGACCCGCCCGTCGTCGAGGACGAGGATCAGGTCGGCGTTGCGGACCGTCGACAGGCGGTGGGCGATGACGAGGGACGTACGCCCCTCGAGCGCGGCGTCGAGCGCCTGCTGGACCGCGGCCTCGGACTCGCTGTCGAGGTGGGCGGTCGCCTCGTCGAGCACGACGATCGAGGGTGCCTTGAGCAGCAGGCGGGCGATCGCGAGGCGCTGGCGCTCGCCACCGCTGAGCCGGTAGCCGCGGTCGCCGACGACCGTGTCGAGCCCGTCGGGCAGCGAGCGCACCAGCGTGGCGACCTGTGCGGCCTCGAGCGCGGCCCAGATGTCGGCCTCGAGGGCGCCGGGGCGGGCGTAGAGCAGGTTGGCGCGGATGGTGTCGTGGAACATGTGCGCGTCCTGGGTGACGTAGCCGACGACGTCCTCCAGCGACTGCAGGGTCACGTCGCGCACGTCGTGGCCGCCGACCCGCACCGTGCCCGACTCGACGTCGTAGAGCCGCGCCACGAGGTGGGTGACGGTGGTCTTGCCGGCGCCGGACGGCCCGACGAGCGCGACCATCGCTCCCGGCTCGGCGGTGAAGGACACGTCGTGGAGCACCTGCCCGGAGTCGCGCGACTCGGTGCGGGCGACGGTCTCGAGCGAGGCCAGCGAGATCTGGTCGGCCCGGGGGTAGGTGAAGGCGACGTGGTCGAACTCCAGCCGCGACGCCGTGGGGGGCAGGACCACCGCGTCGGGCTTCTCCTGGATGAGCGAGGGGAGGTCGAGCACCTCGAAGACACGGTCGAAGCTGACGAGCGCGGTCATCACGTCGATGCGGACGTTGGACAGGCCCTGCAGCGGGCCGAGCAGCCGGGTGAGGAGCACGCCGAGGGCGACGATGGTGCCCACCGAGAGGTCGTCCCGGATGGCCAGCCAGCCGCCGATGCCGTAGACCAGCGCGGTCGCGAGCGACGGCACGAGGGTCATCGCGGCGAAGAAGATCCGGGTCAGCAGCGAGATGCGGACGCCGAGGTCGCGGACCACCGCGGCCTTGCGGGCGTAGGCGACGTCCTCCTCCTCGCGGCGGCCGAACAGCTTGAGCAGCATCGCGCCGCCCACGTTGAAGCGCTCGGTCATCGCGTTGCCGAGGTCGGCGTTGCCGTCCATCTGCTGGCGCGACAGGTCGGCGAGGCGGGTGCCGACCAGCCGCGAGGCGATCAGCAGGATCGGGAAGAGCGCGACGCACAGCAGCGTCACCGGCCAGCTCAGGAACAGCATGGTCACGCCGACGACGACGGCCGAGATGATGTTGGAGACGGTGCCCTGCAGGGTCGAGGTGAACGCGCGCTGGGCGCCGATCACGTCGTTGTTGAGCCGGCTGACGAGCGCGCCGGTCTGGGTGCGGGTGAAGAACGCCAGCGACTGGCGCTGGACGTGGGCGAAGACCTGGGTGCGGAGGTCGTAGATCAGGCCCTCGCCGATCCGGCTCGACAGCCAGCCGGTGACGAGCCCGAAGGCCGAGTCGGCCACCGCGACCACCGCGACGAGGGCGGCGAGCCCCACGACCAGCGAGGTGTCACCGGTGCGCACCCCGTCGTCGATGATCATCTTGAGCAGCAGCGGCGGGGCCACCACCAGCGCGGCGTCGACCACGGTCACGGCCAGGAACGCTGCGATCAGGCGTCGGTGGGGTCGCGCGAAGCCGAGCACCCGGCGCACCGTGCTGCGCTCGATCTTGTTGTCCACCACGCTGCGGTCGCTGCGGAGGTGGCGCCACGGCGGTCCCCCGCCTCCAGGCCCCATCGACATGCGTGTTCCCTCTCCTCGTGTCCATAGAGCGAACCACCCGGCACCGACAGTTGTTCCTTCGCGGACCGACCCCAGGGCTCAGGCGAACGCCGCGGCGACCGCCCGGAACCGGCGCACCTGCGCCTCGCGCTCGAGGCGGCGCTGCTCGTCGAGGTCGCGGTCCGCGGCGCCCTGCAGGAGGGTCTTGGTCTCGGTGACGACGCCGGGCATCGGGGCGCAGAGCGCGGCCGCGAGGTCGGCGACCGCGGCGTCGAGGTCCGCGGGGGCGCACGACGCGGTGGCGAGGCCGATCCGCACGGCCTCCTCGGCGCCGACCGTCCGGGCGGTCGCGCAGATCTCGAGCGCCCGGGCGTAGCCGACGTGCTCCACCAGCGGCTTGGTGCCGGTGAGGTCGGGCACGAGGCCGAGCGCCGACTCCTTCATGCAGAACTTCGCGTCGTCGGCGACGACCCGCAGGTCGCACGACAGGGCCAGCTGGAAGCCGGCGCCCACGGCGTGCCCGCGCACCTTCGCGATCGACACGAAGCGCGGGTCGCGCAGCCAGGTGAAGCCGCCCTGGAAGCCGTCGATGCGCGACGAGGCCTCCTCGTCGCCCAGCGAGAGCAGCTCGAGCACGGTGCCGGGGCCGGCGTTGGCGGGGTCGAGCATCGCGCGGTCGAGGCCGGCGGAGAAGGTGTCGCCCTCCCCCGTCACCACCACCACCCGCACCTCGTCGGGCAGGCTGGCGCCGAGCTCGCCGAGCGCCAGCCACATGGCGGGCGTCTGGGCGTTGCGCACCTCGGGCCGGTCCAGCGTGATCGTGGCGACGGCGCCGTCCAGGTCGAGGCGGAGACCGACGGCGGCGAGCTCTTCGGGAGTCATGCCGCGAGGTTACTACTGATCGGTAACGTGTGGTTTCGAGGCTCGCGGAGTTCATCCTGAGGAGCCGAGGGACGAGGCGTCTCGAAGGGCTCGCACCTCAACCACCGAGGAGCTCAGGCGAGGGACACCAGGTCGGCGTAGTCGTCGGTCCACAGGTCCTCGTCGCCGTCGGGCAGCAGCAGCACCCGGTCGGGGTCGAGCGCGCGCACCGCGCCCTCGTCGTGGGTCACCAGGATGATCGCGCCCTTGTAGCTGCGGATCGCGTGCAGCACCTCCTCGCGGGAGGCCGGGTCGAGGTTGTTGGTGGGCTCGTCGAGCAGCAGCACGTTGGCGCTGGAGACGACGAGGATCGCCAGCGCGAGACGGGTCTTCTCGCCGCCGGACAGCACGCCGGCCGGCTTGTGGGCGTCGTCGCCGGAGAAGAGGAACGAGCCCAGCACCGACCGTGCCTGGGTGTCGGTGAGCTCGGGGGCCGCGCTGTGCATGTTCTCCAGCACGGTGCGGTCGACGTCGAGCGTCTCGTGCTCCTGGGCGTAGTAGCCCATCTTGAGGCCGTGGCCGGGGACGACCTGGCCGGTGTCGGGCTGGTCGACGCCCGCGAGGATCCGCAGCATCGTCGTCTTGCCGGCGCCGTTGAGGCCGAGGATGACCACGCGGCTGCCGCGGTCGATCGCGAGGTCGACGGCGGTGAAGACCTCGAGCGAGCCGTAGGACTTCGACAGCTCGGTGCCCATGAGGGGCGTCTTGCCGCAGGGGGCGGGCTCGGGGAACGCGATCCGTGCGACCTTGTCGGCGGCGCGCTCGCCCTCGATGCCGGCCATCATCTTCTCGGCGCGCTTGAGCATCGACTGCGCGGCCTGCGCCTTGGTCGCCTTGGCGCGCATCTTGTTGGCCTGGTCGGTGAGGACCTTCGCCTTGTTCTCGGCGTTCTGGCGCTCGCGCCGGCGGCGCTTCTCGTCGTCCTCGCGCTGGGTGAGGTAGTTGTGCCACCCCATGTTGTAGACGTCGATCACCGCGCGGTTGGCGTCGAGGTGGAAGACCTTGTTGACCGTCGCCTCGAGCAGCGCGTTGTCGTGGCTGATCACCACGAACCCGCCGCGGTGCGCCTTGAGGAAGTCGCGCAGCCAGACGATCGAGTCGGCGTCGAGGTGGTTGGTGGGCTCGTCGAGCAGCATGATCTCGGCGCCGGAGAAGAGGATCCGGGCGAGCTCGACGCGGCGGCGCTGGCCGCCGGACAGGGTGCCGATCGGCTGGGCGAGCAGGCGCTCCTCGATGCCGAGGGCGGCGGCCATCTGGGCGGCCTCGGACTCCGCGGCGTAGCCACCGCCGGCGTGCAGCTCGGCGTCGGCGTTGGCCCACCGCCTCATGCCGCGCTCGTGGACCTTCGGGTCCTCGCTGGCCATGTCGACCTCGGCCTCGCGCAGGCGGCGCACGACCTCGTCGAGGCCACGCGCGGACAGGATCCGGTCGCGGGCGAGGACCGTGGGGTCGCCGACGCGGGGGTCCTGCGGGAGGTAGCCGATCTCGCCGCTGCGCAGCACCTGCCCCTCGGCGGGGGTGCCCTCGCCGGCGAGGATGCGGGTGAGGGTCGTCTTGCCGGCTCCGTTGCGCCCCACGAGGCCCACCTTGTCGCCTGCGGCGATGCGGAAGGTGACGTCCTCCATGAGGAGCCGCGCGCCGGCTCGGACCTCGAGCTTCTGGGCGGTGATCATCTCGTGCCCCATCCTACGAAGGGGTGACGCGTGGAGCCGCATCGTCGCCGACAGGCGCTAACCTGCGCTGACGCCACCACCGGGGCGTGAGCGACGGCGAAAGGCACGACCATGCGCTTCAACCCGAAGGCCGACATCAGCAGGGGTCGGGTCAGCGACGCCGGACGTGGTGGCGGCGGTGGCGGCGGCCCGATGCGGATCCCGATCCCCGGCGGCGCCCGCGCCGGCGGCGGCATCGGCGGCCTGGTCATCATCGTGCTCTTCATCGTGCTCACGACGTGCGTGGGTGGCGGGCTGCCCGGCGGCTCGGGCGACCCGGCCGGCGACGGCGGGTCGATCGGCCAGCCCGAAGGCATCGACTCGGGCGACCAGCGCTACGCCGACTGCAAGTCCGGTGCCGACGCCAACCGCGACGCCGACTGCGCGCGCAAGGCGGTGGCGTACTCGCTCGAGCAGTTCTGGGCGACCACCCTGCCCGAGCAGGGCGGCACCGGCTTCACGCCGGCCGACATCAGGACCTTTGCCGGCGGCGTCCAGACGGGCTGCGGCCAGGCCTCCTCGCAGGTCGGCCCGTTCTACTGCCCCGCCGACCAGCAGATCTACCTCGACACCACGTTCTTCACCGACGTCCTCGAGGGCCAGCTCGGCGGCCAGGGCGGCGACTTCGTCGAGCCCTACGTCCTCGGCCACGAGTACGGCCACCACATCCAGAACCTGATGGGCACCATGGGGCAGGTCCGCACCCAGCAGGGCGCGGACTCCGACGCGGTCCGCCTCGAGCTGCAGGCCGACTGCTACGCCGGCATGTGGACCCGCGACGCCAGCGACGGCGACGGCATCCTCGACGGCCTCGACCAGGCCGACATCGCGGAGGCGCTCGACTCGGCCAAGGCGGTCGGCGACGACCGGATCCAGCAGCAGGCCGGCCAGCGGGTCGACCCCGAGGGCTGGACCCACGGCTCGTCGGAGCAGCGGATGCGGTGGTTCACCACCGGCTTCGAGGAGGGCACGCTCGAGGCCTGCGACACCTTCTCCGCCGACCAGCTCTGAGCCCGGGCGCCCGTCAGGAGAGCAGCGCCTCGATCTGGTCGACCTGGCGCTGCATCGCGTAGATGTAGGGCGCCACGCTCGGGTGGCGGAACTTGCCGACCAGGGCCCCGTCGCCGTCCGCGACCCGGGCCAGCGCCCAGTCGAGCCGGGTGAGGGCGGTGTAGACGGCCATCACCCGCGCACCGAGGAGCACCTGCTCACGGTCGGCGAGGCCCGCGGGCAGCGCGGCGGCGTACGCCTCGACCAGCGGGTCGACGTCCTCGCGGGTGGCGAGCGAGAGGTAGCCGAGGTCGGCACCGACCGGGCCGGTCCCCAGGTGCGCCCAGTCGATCGCGACGGCACCCTCCCCGTGCCGGCCCGGGATGTTGGCCGCCGAGGGGTCGCCGTGCTGGGCGACCTGTGGCAGCGCGTCGCACCGGTCGAGCCACCCGTCGCGGCGCGACCACAGGTGCTCGGCGACGTCGGCGACCGGCGTCCGCGCCAGCGTCCGCCACCCGCCGCGCCGCTGCACCAGCGCGAGGCGGGTGCGGAGCTGGTCGCGCGCGAGCCACGGCTGGGCGCCGAGGTCGACGGCGGCGAAGCGGCCCAGGCAGGCCGCGAGCCAGGGACCGGGCGCGTCGTGGCGCACCACCCGCTCGTGCACCAGCGTGATGCCCTCGTCGTCCTCCTCGACCCGGACGACGGGTGGCTCGCGCAGCCCGGGCGACGCGGCGACCACGCCGCTGAGCGCGACGTCGGCGGCGCGCCGCCAGTAGTTCACGTCCGCGGGCGAGAGGGTCCCGGGGTGGTCGTGCGGGTCCGGCGCGGTGAGCCGCTTGACGACCACCTCGCGGCCCGCGGACGACGCCGACCACACGCCCGCC
Above is a genomic segment from Nocardioides okcheonensis containing:
- a CDS encoding SDR family oxidoreductase — encoded protein: MDLQLSDKVFVVTGGARGLGRATADVLVAEGARVVLSGRSQETLDAAVATMDDRAGRRAAVGVVADNADPGTPARLLATAEEAFGRLDGALVSVGGPPKGPVATITDAQWTAAFESVFLGAVRLAREVGAALPAGGALGLVLSSSVRSPLPEMAISNGLRPGLAMVAKTLADELGPRGVRVNGLLPGRIATERVAELDATTGDPDAARRAAEALIPLGRYGEPAEFGRAAAFLLSPAASFLTGVMLPVDGGLLRSL
- a CDS encoding GNAT family N-acetyltransferase, with product MDLHLRLASRADAEEVARVYVASWNEGFGHLMVPRVLDAEQVGRWSRDLDAGPTRWWLAQSGESVVGFAGTGASRDPIDPALGELDTIAVAPSAWRRGVGRRLMDRALDDLRESGYQEGILWTLAHYERGRTFYEATGWRASGEVRDAGRQIGFRRSLIPVSGGRVD
- a CDS encoding ABC transporter ATP-binding protein, which codes for MGPGGGGPPWRHLRSDRSVVDNKIERSTVRRVLGFARPHRRLIAAFLAVTVVDAALVVAPPLLLKMIIDDGVRTGDTSLVVGLAALVAVVAVADSAFGLVTGWLSSRIGEGLIYDLRTQVFAHVQRQSLAFFTRTQTGALVSRLNNDVIGAQRAFTSTLQGTVSNIISAVVVGVTMLFLSWPVTLLCVALFPILLIASRLVGTRLADLSRQQMDGNADLGNAMTERFNVGGAMLLKLFGRREEEDVAYARKAAVVRDLGVRISLLTRIFFAAMTLVPSLATALVYGIGGWLAIRDDLSVGTIVALGVLLTRLLGPLQGLSNVRIDVMTALVSFDRVFEVLDLPSLIQEKPDAVVLPPTASRLEFDHVAFTYPRADQISLASLETVARTESRDSGQVLHDVSFTAEPGAMVALVGPSGAGKTTVTHLVARLYDVESGTVRVGGHDVRDVTLQSLEDVVGYVTQDAHMFHDTIRANLLYARPGALEADIWAALEAAQVATLVRSLPDGLDTVVGDRGYRLSGGERQRLAIARLLLKAPSIVVLDEATAHLDSESEAAVQQALDAALEGRTSLVIAHRLSTVRNADLILVLDDGRVVQQGTHAELLAAGGLYATLHATQFRDTVTESVPG
- a CDS encoding enoyl-CoA hydratase/isomerase family protein, whose translation is MTPEELAAVGLRLDLDGAVATITLDRPEVRNAQTPAMWLALGELGASLPDEVRVVVVTGEGDTFSAGLDRAMLDPANAGPGTVLELLSLGDEEASSRIDGFQGGFTWLRDPRFVSIAKVRGHAVGAGFQLALSCDLRVVADDAKFCMKESALGLVPDLTGTKPLVEHVGYARALEICATARTVGAEEAVRIGLATASCAPADLDAAVADLAAALCAPMPGVVTETKTLLQGAADRDLDEQRRLEREAQVRRFRAVAAAFA
- a CDS encoding ABC-F family ATP-binding cassette domain-containing protein, which codes for MITAQKLEVRAGARLLMEDVTFRIAAGDKVGLVGRNGAGKTTLTRILAGEGTPAEGQVLRSGEIGYLPQDPRVGDPTVLARDRILSARGLDEVVRRLREAEVDMASEDPKVHERGMRRWANADAELHAGGGYAAESEAAQMAAALGIEERLLAQPIGTLSGGQRRRVELARILFSGAEIMLLDEPTNHLDADSIVWLRDFLKAHRGGFVVISHDNALLEATVNKVFHLDANRAVIDVYNMGWHNYLTQREDDEKRRRRERQNAENKAKVLTDQANKMRAKATKAQAAQSMLKRAEKMMAGIEGERAADKVARIAFPEPAPCGKTPLMGTELSKSYGSLEVFTAVDLAIDRGSRVVILGLNGAGKTTMLRILAGVDQPDTGQVVPGHGLKMGYYAQEHETLDVDRTVLENMHSAAPELTDTQARSVLGSFLFSGDDAHKPAGVLSGGEKTRLALAILVVSSANVLLLDEPTNNLDPASREEVLHAIRSYKGAIILVTHDEGAVRALDPDRVLLLPDGDEDLWTDDYADLVSLA
- the ypfJ gene encoding KPN_02809 family neutral zinc metallopeptidase, with translation MRFNPKADISRGRVSDAGRGGGGGGGPMRIPIPGGARAGGGIGGLVIIVLFIVLTTCVGGGLPGGSGDPAGDGGSIGQPEGIDSGDQRYADCKSGADANRDADCARKAVAYSLEQFWATTLPEQGGTGFTPADIRTFAGGVQTGCGQASSQVGPFYCPADQQIYLDTTFFTDVLEGQLGGQGGDFVEPYVLGHEYGHHIQNLMGTMGQVRTQQGADSDAVRLELQADCYAGMWTRDASDGDGILDGLDQADIAEALDSAKAVGDDRIQQQAGQRVDPEGWTHGSSEQRMRWFTTGFEEGTLEACDTFSADQL
- a CDS encoding aminoglycoside phosphotransferase family protein — its product is MWQPEPGWQRLPGAGPATAGVWSASSAGREVVVKRLTAPDPHDHPGTLSPADVNYWRRAADVALSGVVAASPGLREPPVVRVEEDDEGITLVHERVVRHDAPGPWLAACLGRFAAVDLGAQPWLARDQLRTRLALVQRRGGWRTLARTPVADVAEHLWSRRDGWLDRCDALPQVAQHGDPSAANIPGRHGEGAVAIDWAHLGTGPVGADLGYLSLATREDVDPLVEAYAAALPAGLADREQVLLGARVMAVYTALTRLDWALARVADGDGALVGKFRHPSVAPYIYAMQRQVDQIEALLS